The Aggregicoccus sp. 17bor-14 genome has a window encoding:
- a CDS encoding PKD domain-containing protein, with protein MRPPSLSAPRAVLALVSLVALAASGCHRAVKPDLGPERTVEAGMPVDFGSQAQGAPELSWDFGQGGSLHKGAHVSHAFPRAGTYTVRALDADGKDELGRVRITVVPRPLLRAVPRSAEAAFFVPRLRGNVGPLVDFFERLVGAENAQNALAQAPLVSLVLQSLSGSGEARGVVDPEEGLGFFTLEEFSGGIALVGITEPDAALDAVEADIREHGGLARRAEDGSVRIAATDGPELLAFVDRGYLYVITPERTGTLDDGGVQKALAQEQVAKTSADVARVRAIVSSAAPEGLASHPRLAALQAKVAPGNLYFYAGSPHEKTDDAIPGLWSSMRVDAKGLEVDGFAATARPLFANAQAPVGALLQQAPAGAFAALQLSLPPREMAALAFGSEGSPRRARHVARLKAAGIDAEALIGALRGDLALLAYFDAPGFLQNLARSGQPQPRGSLLVDAGLLKAAPVLAYLTHQLESSPFKVDTVKEKDTTRFRATVLAQPVEVAVSEQRLSLRAGTPQQGRPNVDVAAALHQRFGGTSFGPGHLSLMLDVERLREDLDAVREVKGVSPAQLAGMQTLVGALLEQTPFDHAFLDLSPEEGGARLKGRVVLRER; from the coding sequence ATGCGGCCTCCCTCGCTCTCCGCCCCTCGCGCAGTCCTCGCCCTCGTCTCACTCGTCGCGCTGGCGGCCTCCGGCTGCCACCGCGCGGTGAAGCCGGACCTGGGCCCCGAGCGCACGGTGGAGGCGGGGATGCCGGTGGACTTCGGCTCGCAGGCGCAGGGCGCCCCGGAGCTCTCCTGGGACTTCGGCCAGGGCGGCTCCCTGCACAAGGGCGCGCACGTGAGCCACGCCTTCCCGCGCGCCGGCACCTACACGGTGCGGGCGCTGGACGCGGACGGCAAGGACGAGCTGGGCCGGGTGCGCATCACCGTGGTGCCGCGCCCGCTGCTGCGCGCGGTGCCGCGCAGCGCGGAGGCCGCGTTCTTCGTCCCGCGGCTGCGCGGCAACGTGGGGCCGCTGGTGGACTTCTTCGAGCGCCTGGTGGGCGCCGAGAACGCCCAGAACGCGCTCGCCCAGGCGCCGCTGGTCTCGCTGGTGCTGCAGAGCCTGTCCGGCAGCGGTGAGGCGCGCGGCGTGGTGGACCCCGAGGAGGGGCTCGGCTTCTTCACGCTGGAGGAGTTCTCCGGCGGCATCGCGCTCGTCGGCATCACCGAGCCGGACGCGGCGCTGGATGCCGTGGAGGCGGACATCCGCGAGCACGGCGGGCTCGCGCGGCGCGCCGAGGACGGCAGCGTGCGCATCGCCGCCACGGACGGCCCCGAGTTGCTCGCCTTCGTGGACCGCGGCTACCTCTACGTCATCACCCCCGAGCGCACCGGGACGCTCGACGACGGTGGCGTGCAGAAGGCGCTGGCGCAGGAGCAGGTGGCGAAGACCTCGGCGGACGTGGCGCGGGTGCGCGCCATCGTGAGCTCGGCGGCGCCGGAGGGCCTCGCCTCGCACCCGCGGCTCGCGGCGCTGCAGGCCAAGGTGGCCCCGGGCAACCTCTACTTCTACGCGGGGAGCCCCCACGAGAAGACGGACGACGCCATCCCCGGCCTGTGGAGCAGCATGCGGGTGGATGCGAAGGGGCTCGAGGTGGACGGCTTCGCCGCGACCGCGCGCCCGCTCTTCGCCAACGCGCAGGCCCCGGTGGGCGCGCTGCTGCAGCAGGCACCTGCGGGGGCCTTCGCCGCGCTGCAGCTCTCGCTGCCTCCCCGGGAGATGGCGGCGCTGGCCTTCGGCAGCGAGGGCTCGCCGCGCCGTGCCCGCCACGTGGCCCGGCTCAAGGCCGCGGGCATCGACGCGGAGGCGCTCATCGGCGCGCTGCGCGGAGACCTCGCGCTGCTGGCCTACTTCGATGCGCCCGGCTTCCTGCAGAACCTCGCGCGCAGCGGCCAGCCCCAGCCGCGCGGCAGCCTCCTGGTGGACGCGGGCCTGCTGAAGGCGGCGCCCGTGCTCGCGTACCTCACGCACCAGCTGGAGAGCAGCCCCTTCAAGGTGGACACGGTGAAGGAGAAGGACACCACGCGCTTTCGCGCCACGGTGCTCGCGCAGCCCGTGGAGGTCGCGGTGTCCGAGCAGCGGCTGTCGCTGCGGGCGGGCACGCCGCAGCAGGGCCGCCCGAACGTGGACGTGGCGGCCGCGCTGCACCAGCGCTTCGGCGGTACGAGCTTCGGCCCCGGTCACCTCTCGCTGATGCTGGACGTGGAGCGGCTGCGCGAGGACCTGGACGCGGTGCGCGAGGTGAAGGGCGTGTCCCCGGCGCAGCTCGCCGGAATGCAGACCCTGGTGGGGGCGCTGCTCGAGCAGACGCCCTTCGACCACGCCTTCCTGGACCTGAGCCCCGAGGAGGGCGGAGCGCGGCTCAAGGGCCGCGTCGTCCTCCGGGAGCGCTAG
- a CDS encoding MXAN_2561 family MXYO-CTERM-anchored protein, with product MRSSLLLLSLLLPAVASAQTLTLGFVTTSTNTAASTTRTVGPADCGTNVSITWSVDTAQVCDNLVVWVQPFADNCPSDGTLPANRLTVFTRTPSQVASASPLSNVNGSQHGGTENIALDTLLTTVGTPTAVGSKNACGADVQETRLFRVCGFTKASSDLVGSCSSTKNITSTPSDLQIAYDHEKPAPPALTVKGQDGKLVVTIPDADDIATAQVEYRKETDTGFTPAGSHSPTKSFEISNLDNGVTYFVRATQTDLAGNVSDLSAEVAGTPVAVTDFYEAYQAAGGTETGGCGVAGGASLSTGAALAVLGLWVASRRRAS from the coding sequence ATGCGCTCCTCTCTGCTCCTGCTCTCTCTGCTGCTGCCGGCCGTGGCCAGCGCGCAGACCCTCACGCTCGGCTTCGTCACCACGTCGACGAACACCGCGGCCTCTACGACCCGCACCGTGGGGCCGGCTGACTGCGGCACGAACGTGTCCATCACCTGGTCCGTGGATACGGCCCAGGTGTGTGACAATCTGGTCGTGTGGGTCCAGCCCTTCGCCGATAACTGCCCTTCGGACGGGACGCTGCCCGCGAACCGGCTCACGGTGTTCACGCGCACCCCCAGCCAGGTCGCGAGCGCGTCGCCGCTGTCGAACGTGAACGGGTCGCAGCACGGCGGCACCGAGAACATCGCCCTCGACACGCTGCTCACCACGGTGGGGACCCCCACTGCCGTGGGCAGCAAGAACGCCTGCGGGGCGGACGTGCAGGAGACCCGCCTGTTCCGGGTCTGTGGGTTCACGAAGGCGTCCAGCGACCTGGTCGGGAGCTGCAGCAGCACGAAGAACATCACGTCGACCCCGAGCGATCTGCAGATCGCCTACGATCACGAGAAGCCTGCGCCGCCTGCGCTGACCGTGAAGGGACAGGACGGCAAGCTCGTGGTGACCATCCCCGATGCGGATGACATCGCGACCGCGCAGGTGGAGTACCGCAAGGAGACGGACACGGGCTTCACCCCGGCCGGGAGCCACAGCCCGACCAAGTCCTTCGAGATCTCGAACCTCGACAACGGTGTGACGTACTTCGTGCGCGCGACCCAGACGGACCTTGCCGGCAACGTGAGCGACCTCTCCGCCGAGGTGGCGGGGACCCCGGTGGCAGTCACCGACTTCTACGAGGCCTACCAGGCCGCGGGTGGTACCGAGACCGGCGGCTGCGGGGTGGCGGGGGGCGCGAGCCTCTCGACCGGTGCGGCGCTCGCGGTGCTCGGGCTGTGGGTGGCTTCGCGGAGGCGTGCGTCATGA
- a CDS encoding molybdenum cofactor biosynthesis protein MoaE, with amino-acid sequence MADAPVTVLLFAAARERAGLSRTEVPHSPGLRVSAVLALLAQRHPALAPLLPHLRVAVDQEFVDLEAPVPAGAELALIPPVAGGSGRFCVVDRPLVLEEVVSAVAGEAYGGLVTFTGSVRDSTRGRRVVKLEYEAYPPMAERRLAAIGTEVAERFGGTRLAIVHRVGTLLPGELAVVIAAAAPHRREAFRGCEHAIERLKEDVPIWKKEHFEDGEVWVGLGP; translated from the coding sequence GTGGCCGACGCCCCCGTCACCGTCCTGCTCTTCGCCGCGGCGCGCGAGCGCGCGGGGCTCTCGCGCACCGAGGTGCCGCACTCGCCGGGCCTGCGGGTGAGCGCGGTGCTCGCCCTGCTCGCGCAGCGCCACCCCGCGCTCGCGCCCCTGCTGCCGCACCTGCGGGTGGCGGTGGACCAGGAGTTCGTGGACCTGGAGGCCCCGGTGCCCGCGGGCGCCGAGCTCGCGCTCATCCCGCCGGTGGCCGGAGGCAGCGGGCGCTTCTGCGTGGTGGACCGGCCGCTGGTGCTCGAGGAGGTCGTCTCGGCGGTGGCGGGCGAGGCCTACGGAGGCCTCGTGACGTTCACGGGCTCCGTGCGCGACAGCACGCGGGGCCGGCGCGTGGTGAAGCTCGAGTACGAGGCCTACCCGCCCATGGCCGAGCGGCGGCTCGCGGCGATCGGCACCGAGGTGGCCGAGCGCTTCGGCGGCACGCGCCTGGCCATCGTGCACCGGGTGGGCACGCTGCTGCCCGGGGAGCTCGCGGTGGTCATCGCCGCCGCGGCGCCGCACCGGCGCGAGGCCTTCCGCGGCTGCGAGCACGCCATCGAGCGGCTGAAGGAGGACGTGCCCATCTGGAAGAAGGAGCACTTCGAGGACGGCGAGGTGTGGGTGGGCCTGGGGCCCTGA
- a CDS encoding MXAN_2562 family outer membrane beta-barrel protein, producing the protein MKRCILMGLFLTLVASSASAQVIDPAFTGRSPRTGALLMRLGSYLPRIDQGEGMTGTPYKDFFGNSGMLLFELEGQRYFYQGYGSAGLSLSAGYAEKWGEGFDVNGQRAGEKSGLQVFPLSLGAFYKMDYAAERWGIPVVPYAEASFRYIPYRFLNTAQSIHGGKMGYGLTGGVEVYLDFIEPTLARNLDTDTGVNHTYLFAEYTRAEVNNFGKGGLDLSSRGWMFGFGVDY; encoded by the coding sequence ATGAAGCGTTGCATCCTGATGGGGCTGTTCCTGACGCTCGTGGCCTCGAGCGCGAGCGCCCAGGTCATCGACCCGGCATTCACCGGAAGGTCTCCGCGCACCGGCGCCCTGCTCATGCGGCTCGGCAGCTACCTGCCGCGCATCGACCAGGGGGAGGGCATGACCGGCACCCCCTACAAGGACTTCTTCGGCAACAGCGGCATGCTGCTGTTCGAGCTGGAGGGCCAGCGCTACTTCTACCAAGGCTACGGCTCTGCCGGGCTCTCGCTCTCCGCGGGCTACGCGGAGAAGTGGGGCGAGGGCTTCGACGTGAATGGCCAGCGCGCCGGTGAGAAGAGCGGGCTCCAGGTCTTCCCGCTCAGCCTCGGGGCCTTCTACAAGATGGACTACGCCGCCGAGCGCTGGGGCATTCCGGTGGTTCCCTACGCCGAGGCGAGCTTCCGCTACATCCCCTACCGCTTCCTCAACACCGCCCAGAGCATCCACGGCGGGAAGATGGGCTACGGCCTGACGGGCGGCGTGGAGGTGTACCTGGACTTCATCGAGCCCACGCTCGCCCGCAACCTGGACACGGACACGGGCGTGAACCACACCTACCTCTTCGCCGAGTACACGCGCGCCGAAGTGAACAACTTCGGAAAGGGAGGGCTGGACCTCTCCAGTCGGGGCTGGATGTTCGGGTTCGGGGTGGACTACTAG
- the tsaB gene encoding tRNA (adenosine(37)-N6)-threonylcarbamoyltransferase complex dimerization subunit type 1 TsaB has protein sequence MLLALDTSTLTLSLALAERLPDGGLRTLEHHVVGPPHKQSEVLPGVIGELLARHGVKLSALEGLVVGLGPGSFTGLRIGLSAAKALAYAAGLKLVGASSLAALALEGPEGVPLYCLAVARKDDLYLGRYLRTGRQVEALAPEDAFSPEEIARQLLAEPRALALGPALADYRAALEAHGVPAERLLSGPLFPSAVALAELAKLPETQAMEAVFALEPHYVRTSGAERNPAFPPLPGPEPTSRLKED, from the coding sequence ATGCTCCTCGCGCTCGACACCTCCACGCTCACGCTCTCGCTCGCGCTCGCCGAGCGCCTGCCGGACGGGGGCCTGCGCACGCTCGAGCACCACGTGGTGGGCCCGCCGCACAAGCAGAGCGAGGTGCTGCCCGGCGTCATCGGCGAGCTGCTCGCGCGCCACGGCGTGAAGCTCTCCGCGCTCGAGGGGCTGGTGGTGGGGCTGGGGCCGGGCTCCTTCACCGGCCTGCGCATCGGGCTCTCCGCCGCGAAGGCGCTCGCGTACGCGGCGGGGCTGAAGCTCGTCGGAGCCTCCTCGCTCGCGGCGCTCGCGCTGGAGGGGCCCGAGGGCGTGCCGCTCTACTGCCTCGCGGTGGCGCGCAAGGACGACCTCTACCTCGGGCGCTACCTGCGCACGGGCCGGCAGGTGGAGGCGCTCGCGCCCGAGGACGCCTTCAGCCCCGAGGAGATTGCCCGGCAGCTGCTCGCGGAGCCCCGGGCGCTCGCGCTGGGCCCCGCGCTCGCGGACTACCGCGCGGCGCTCGAGGCCCACGGCGTGCCCGCGGAGCGGCTCCTCTCCGGGCCCCTGTTCCCCTCGGCGGTGGCGCTCGCGGAGCTCGCGAAGCTCCCCGAGACGCAGGCCATGGAGGCGGTGTTCGCACTGGAGCCGCACTACGTGCGCACCTCGGGCGCCGAGCGCAACCCGGCCTTCCCGCCGCTGCCGGGCCCCGAGCCCACGAGCCGCCTCAAAGAGGACTGA
- a CDS encoding aspartate-semialdehyde dehydrogenase, with translation MNENLRIAVVGGTGVVGREVLSALFDQGIDSERITVLGSERSQGEELEYGEDSLEVEPVSQSTAAEAFRGHGLVLLCTPPDASRTLAPAAQAAGAWVVDASPAFRGDGTVPLVMPGHNLEAVAGAMKGRIVCLPSAVTSGLVTVLEPLRAAFGVAQVQVTALMSASGAGERGVKELEKQTADLLSGRDPEPSLFPHRIGFNLVPQVSGFLENSPWTQEEAGWTLEVARLFAGRPDMPVVAGTAVQVPTFYGHGLSLHVRLRNAAPLEQVRAALKKGVNLKVLDAPGEKIYPMPSLITADPAVHVGRLRAFPQAPEWLTLFAVVDNAGRGAALNAVETGLFLAGRKA, from the coding sequence ATGAACGAGAACCTTCGAATCGCCGTGGTGGGCGGCACGGGCGTGGTGGGGCGCGAGGTGCTCAGCGCGCTCTTCGACCAGGGCATCGACTCCGAGCGCATCACGGTGCTGGGCTCCGAGCGCAGCCAGGGCGAGGAGCTGGAGTATGGCGAGGACTCGCTCGAGGTGGAGCCCGTCTCCCAGAGCACGGCGGCGGAGGCCTTCCGCGGCCACGGCCTCGTGCTGCTGTGCACCCCGCCGGACGCCTCGCGCACGCTGGCGCCCGCGGCGCAGGCGGCCGGCGCGTGGGTGGTGGACGCGAGCCCGGCGTTCCGCGGTGACGGCACGGTGCCCCTGGTGATGCCGGGGCACAACCTGGAGGCGGTGGCGGGCGCGATGAAGGGCCGCATCGTGTGCCTCCCGTCCGCCGTGACGAGCGGGCTCGTCACCGTGCTCGAGCCCTTGCGCGCGGCCTTCGGCGTGGCGCAGGTGCAAGTGACGGCGCTGATGAGCGCGTCGGGCGCGGGCGAGCGCGGCGTGAAGGAGCTGGAGAAGCAGACGGCGGACCTGCTCTCGGGCCGCGACCCGGAGCCGAGCCTCTTCCCGCACCGCATCGGCTTCAACCTGGTGCCCCAGGTGAGCGGCTTCCTCGAGAACTCGCCCTGGACGCAGGAGGAGGCGGGCTGGACGCTGGAGGTGGCGCGCCTCTTCGCCGGCCGGCCCGACATGCCAGTGGTGGCGGGCACCGCGGTGCAGGTGCCCACCTTCTACGGCCACGGCCTCAGCCTGCACGTGCGGCTGCGCAACGCGGCGCCGCTCGAGCAGGTGCGCGCCGCGCTCAAGAAGGGCGTGAACCTGAAGGTGCTCGATGCGCCGGGCGAGAAGATCTACCCCATGCCCAGCCTCATCACCGCGGACCCCGCGGTGCACGTGGGCCGCCTGCGCGCCTTCCCCCAGGCCCCCGAGTGGCTCACGCTCTTCGCCGTGGTGGACAACGCCGGCCGCGGCGCGGCGCTCAACGCCGTGGAGACCGGGCTCTTCCTCGCGGGCCGCAAGGCCTGA
- a CDS encoding septal ring lytic transglycosylase RlpA family protein, whose product MHAARSLLVAALLAGLAACAPRAAKPDTREPPPVASRPPAPAPPPRPAPRPEVKGYLGEGLASFYGPGLHGRPTASGERFNQHALTAAHRKLAFGTCLHVVNMENGRKVNVRVNDRGPYVEGRIIDVSHAAAVRLGMLDKGVSRVRLYRCENAPQDAKASRASARAG is encoded by the coding sequence ATGCACGCAGCCCGCTCCCTGTTGGTCGCAGCGCTCCTCGCCGGGCTCGCGGCCTGCGCGCCGCGCGCGGCGAAGCCGGACACGCGCGAGCCGCCGCCGGTGGCGAGCCGTCCGCCCGCGCCCGCGCCCCCTCCGCGTCCCGCGCCTCGCCCCGAGGTGAAGGGCTACCTGGGCGAGGGGCTCGCGTCCTTCTACGGGCCCGGCCTGCACGGGCGCCCCACGGCGAGCGGCGAGCGCTTCAACCAGCACGCCCTCACGGCCGCGCACCGCAAGCTGGCCTTCGGCACCTGCCTGCACGTGGTGAACATGGAGAACGGCCGCAAGGTGAACGTGCGCGTCAACGACCGCGGCCCGTACGTGGAGGGGCGCATCATCGACGTGTCCCACGCGGCCGCAGTGCGGCTCGGGATGCTCGACAAGGGCGTGAGTCGCGTGCGGCTGTACCGCTGCGAGAACGCGCCGCAGGACGCAAAGGCGTCGCGCGCCAGCGCCCGGGCGGGGTAG